CCATGGGGGAGCTACTGCGGATCGAAGGGCGTCACAATATCGAAGCCGCCCTGGCCCACGGCTTCCCGCTCTCGGAGGTCATCTTTCAGAATGACTCCCACCGGGACCTGGAGGCCGCCCTCCCCGCGGCCCTCCCCCGCCAGCGGCTCTCCAAATCCGCCGCCCAAGCCGAAACCGGCATCCGCTTTCACCGCGGCGTCTGGGCCCTGGCCCCGCGTCCCCAGCCACGCGCCCTGCCCACACCCCCTCCCCGCCTGATCGTGGTGGCCCACCAGCTCGCGGACGCGCGCAATCTGGGCGCCCTCCTCCGGAACGCCGCCGCCCTCGGGGCGGACCAGATTCTCCTGAGCGAGGAAGGGGCCGATCCCTACTCGCCCCCCGCCATTCGGGCCTCGGCCACCGCCTTCTGCCGCCTGCCCATTCGTTCCACTCCCCGGCTCTTCCAGGAACTCACCGAACTGCGGACCACTCATCGACTCCTCGCGACCGATCTTCGCCCCGACGCCCAAGAGTGGAGCGACTCCCTGCTATCCCCAGTGGCCGCTTCCCCACTCCTCCTGCTCTTCGGGAACGAAGGAGAGGGACTTCCCCAGGAATTCTTGGCCCTCGCTGACCTCCGGCTGCGCCTGCCCATGACCCACGCCATGGAGTCACTCAATATCGCCACCACCGCC
This portion of the Verrucomicrobiota bacterium genome encodes:
- a CDS encoding RNA methyltransferase codes for the protein MGELLRIEGRHNIEAALAHGFPLSEVIFQNDSHRDLEAALPAALPRQRLSKSAAQAETGIRFHRGVWALAPRPQPRALPTPPPRLIVVAHQLADARNLGALLRNAAALGADQILLSEEGADPYSPPAIRASATAFCRLPIRSTPRLFQELTELRTTHRLLATDLRPDAQEWSDSLLSPVAASPLLLLFGNEGEGLPQEFLALADLRLRLPMTHAMESLNIATTAALLLHDLARLRPRPA